One segment of Mycolicibacterium baixiangningiae DNA contains the following:
- a CDS encoding PE-PPE domain-containing protein, which yields MANHRAGSCRRTTDRIPAGRLRRAALPAAVSSVIVASVAAAGGVAVLRPESVASAMYELSALITEGSSTNPTGAGIEDFYQGAFAEGRDLVSVSFFTGPFGVHDALAANADDDDNLVLSSGWGAANVSLLLTYLEATGGDDPVATNAVYVLDNSVARPNGGFGTRYPIFAVIGVNPLPTPTSPGAQVIDVGYEYDINGNTPAYVLNPIAMANSLATYFDNRLNQNDVNLPVDADGELDLSGSNCDAACQTAIGAGAEREVVLGSGESVVIKQVGQTTYISYRRNGLPLLQPLRTYGGDPGNRFADAIEDPLTDIVNYGYPDNDPLADPDVYRPAAVVPTPRETATFLRNLADPDNNRVTVPARQPVETAADRQSASTVKDEEPDATQPAGARRPGPVGTVIRNTIKRLTNPTPKKATPSDGDTPTGDEAGETSAPAGDDAATD from the coding sequence ATGGCGAATCACCGCGCCGGATCGTGTCGCCGGACCACTGACCGCATCCCCGCGGGGCGGCTTCGCCGCGCGGCGTTGCCGGCCGCGGTGAGCAGCGTCATCGTCGCCAGTGTCGCGGCCGCCGGTGGCGTCGCGGTGCTGCGCCCGGAGTCGGTGGCCTCCGCCATGTACGAGCTGTCGGCCCTGATCACCGAGGGCAGTTCGACCAATCCGACCGGCGCGGGAATCGAAGACTTCTACCAGGGCGCATTCGCCGAAGGACGTGACCTGGTCTCGGTCAGCTTCTTCACCGGACCCTTCGGCGTCCACGACGCGCTCGCCGCGAACGCGGACGACGACGACAACCTCGTGCTGTCGTCGGGCTGGGGCGCCGCCAACGTCAGCCTGCTGCTCACCTACCTCGAGGCCACCGGTGGTGACGATCCCGTCGCCACCAACGCCGTCTACGTCCTCGACAACAGCGTCGCCCGGCCCAACGGCGGCTTCGGCACCCGCTATCCGATCTTCGCCGTCATCGGGGTGAACCCCCTGCCGACACCGACCTCGCCCGGCGCGCAGGTGATCGACGTCGGCTACGAATACGACATCAACGGCAACACCCCGGCGTACGTGCTCAACCCGATCGCGATGGCGAATTCCCTGGCGACCTACTTCGACAACCGGCTGAACCAGAACGACGTCAACCTGCCGGTCGACGCCGACGGCGAACTCGACCTCAGCGGCTCGAACTGCGACGCCGCGTGCCAGACCGCCATCGGCGCCGGCGCGGAGCGAGAGGTCGTGCTTGGCTCCGGCGAGTCCGTCGTCATCAAGCAGGTCGGCCAGACCACCTACATCAGCTACCGCCGTAACGGCCTGCCGCTGCTGCAACCGCTGCGCACCTACGGCGGAGACCCGGGCAACCGGTTCGCGGACGCGATCGAAGACCCGCTGACCGACATCGTCAACTACGGCTATCCCGACAACGATCCGCTGGCCGACCCCGACGTCTACCGGCCGGCCGCCGTGGTTCCCACGCCCCGGGAGACCGCCACCTTCCTGCGCAACCTCGCCGACCCCGACAACAACCGCGTGACGGTCCCCGCGCGCCAGCCCGTCGAGACGGCGGCGGACCGCCAGTCGGCGTCGACCGTGAAGGACGAGGAGCCCGACGCCACGCAGCCCGCCGGTGCGCGGCGGCCGGGGCCGGTCGGCACCGTCATCAGGAACACCATCAAGCGGCTGACGAACCCGACGCCGAAGAAAGCCACCCCATCGGATGGTGACACGCCCACGGGCGACGAGGCCGGCGAGACATCCGCCCCTGCGGGCGACGATGCGGCGACGGACTAA
- a CDS encoding fumarylacetoacetate hydrolase family protein: MQLVQFVHQGSTRCGYIDGDEIVGLDWSLRDALVLLTAGQTDRITDARAGRVRRSDVALLPPVVPTSRIFCIGINYLDHQEESKDVFMAKVPEAPVVFLKALSSIAGPDDVLELPQSLSTEFDWEAELGVVIGAPARNVSEKEAWDAVAGYTVVNDVSVRDRQVRHVQWTLGKNAPASTPIGPGVVDRDTIGVDPDIEITLRVNGTVKQNAWTRDLIFDIPRLISEISEVTPLLPGDIIVTGTAAGVGFKRTPPEFLRDGDVVEVEIAGVGTLSNRVRTEG; encoded by the coding sequence TTGCAGTTAGTTCAATTCGTCCACCAGGGCAGCACACGGTGCGGATACATCGACGGGGACGAGATCGTCGGCCTGGACTGGTCACTGCGCGACGCCCTGGTGCTGCTGACTGCCGGACAGACCGATCGCATCACCGACGCGCGGGCCGGACGCGTGCGCCGCAGTGACGTCGCGCTGCTGCCTCCGGTGGTGCCCACCAGCCGGATCTTCTGCATCGGCATCAACTACCTGGATCATCAGGAGGAATCCAAGGACGTCTTCATGGCCAAGGTGCCGGAGGCGCCGGTGGTGTTCCTCAAGGCGCTGAGCTCGATCGCGGGTCCTGACGATGTGCTGGAACTGCCGCAGTCGCTGTCGACGGAGTTCGACTGGGAGGCCGAACTCGGTGTCGTCATCGGTGCTCCGGCGCGCAACGTGTCGGAGAAGGAAGCCTGGGATGCGGTGGCCGGCTACACCGTCGTCAACGATGTGTCGGTACGGGACCGTCAGGTGCGCCACGTGCAATGGACCCTCGGCAAGAACGCCCCCGCATCAACTCCCATCGGCCCAGGTGTCGTCGACCGCGACACCATCGGCGTCGATCCCGACATCGAGATCACGCTGCGGGTCAACGGGACGGTCAAGCAGAACGCCTGGACCCGGGATCTGATCTTCGACATCCCCCGGCTGATCTCCGAGATCTCCGAGGTCACACCACTTCTGCCGGGCGACATCATCGTCACCGGAACCGCTGCCGGCGTCGGGTTCAAGCGCACGCCCCCGGAGTTCCTGCGTGACGGTGACGTCGTCGAGGTCGAGATCGCCGGTGTGGGCACGTTGTCCAACCGGGTCAGGACCGAGGGCTGA
- a CDS encoding DUF1707 SHOCT-like domain-containing protein, whose protein sequence is MSTPATPRNGSKRAADTDRIQVAQLLTEAAAQGRLKMTEYENRLTKAYAAQTYDELAVLSSDLPGAMTTPRGSGPCRPAPSTVLLAIMSGFERRGRWNVPRRLTTVAVFGGGVVDLRYADFTAPEVEIRSYSVFGGQTILVPPEVNVDLHGVAVMGAFGHRLPGHGSPGAPCVRIGGLALWGSVAVKRKKRKQVG, encoded by the coding sequence ATGAGCACACCTGCGACGCCGCGGAACGGTTCGAAGCGCGCTGCCGACACCGATCGGATTCAGGTTGCCCAGTTGCTCACCGAGGCCGCGGCGCAGGGCCGTCTCAAGATGACGGAATACGAGAACCGCCTGACGAAGGCGTACGCCGCGCAGACCTACGACGAACTCGCCGTGTTGAGCTCCGACCTGCCGGGGGCGATGACCACTCCGCGCGGCAGTGGGCCCTGCCGGCCGGCGCCGTCGACAGTACTGCTCGCGATCATGAGCGGATTCGAACGCCGCGGCCGGTGGAACGTGCCGCGCCGCCTCACCACGGTCGCGGTCTTCGGTGGCGGCGTCGTCGACCTGAGGTACGCGGACTTCACCGCTCCCGAGGTCGAGATCCGGTCGTACTCGGTGTTCGGGGGGCAGACCATCCTGGTGCCGCCGGAGGTGAACGTCGACCTGCACGGAGTCGCGGTGATGGGAGCGTTCGGCCACCGCCTGCCCGGCCACGGCTCCCCCGGGGCGCCGTGCGTGCGGATCGGCGGTCTCGCGCTGTGGGGCAGCGTCGCCGTCAAGCGCAAGAAGCGCAAGCAGGTCGGTTAG
- a CDS encoding VWA domain-containing protein produces MADSGGRRRAHGRSSRYSRYTGGPDPLAPPVDLREALEQIGEDVMEGSSPRRALSEMLRRGTKNMRGADRLAAEANRRRRELLARNNLDGTLQEIKKLLDDAVLAERKELARALDDDARFAEMQIESLSPSPAKAVQELSDYEWRSPEAREKYDQIKDLLGREMLDQRFAGMKQALENATDEDRQRVNEMLDDLNGLLDKHAKGQDSPEDFQDFMAKHGEFFPENPRNVDELLDSLAQRAAAAQRFRNSLSPDQRAELDALAQQAFGSPSLMNALNRLDSHLQAARPGEDWTGSSEFSGDNPLGMGEGAQALADIGELEQLAEQLSQSYAGASMDDVDLEALARQLGDQAAVDARTLAELERALMNQGFLDRGSDGKWRLSPKAMRQLGQAALRDVAQQLSGRHGERDTRRAGAAGELTGATRPWQFGDTEPWNVTRTLTNAVLRQAGGQDRGISSGTGTREIPLSISVDDVEISETETRTQAAVALLVDTSFSMVMENRWLPMKRTALALNHLVSTRFRSDALQIVAFGRYARTVSAAELTGLEGVYEQGTNLHHALALATRHLRRHPNAQPVILVVTDGEPTAHLEDFGGDEGSAVFFDYPPHPRTIAHTVRGFDEVARLGAQVTIFRLGSDPGLARFIDQVARRVGGRVVVPDLDGLGAAVVGDYLTSRRRR; encoded by the coding sequence ATGGCTGATTCCGGCGGCCGGCGCCGGGCCCACGGCCGGTCGTCCCGATACTCCCGCTACACCGGCGGGCCCGATCCGCTGGCCCCGCCGGTGGATCTGCGCGAGGCGCTCGAGCAGATCGGCGAGGACGTGATGGAGGGCAGCTCGCCCCGGCGCGCCCTGTCCGAGATGCTCCGGCGAGGAACGAAGAACATGCGCGGCGCCGACCGGCTGGCCGCCGAGGCCAACCGGCGGCGGCGAGAGTTGTTGGCGCGCAACAACCTCGATGGCACCCTGCAGGAGATCAAGAAGCTTCTCGACGATGCGGTGCTCGCCGAGCGCAAGGAACTCGCCCGCGCCCTCGATGACGACGCCCGCTTCGCCGAGATGCAGATCGAGTCGCTCTCACCATCGCCTGCCAAGGCCGTCCAGGAGCTGAGCGACTACGAGTGGCGCAGCCCCGAGGCCCGCGAGAAGTACGACCAGATCAAGGATCTGCTCGGCCGCGAGATGCTCGACCAGCGGTTCGCCGGGATGAAGCAGGCGCTGGAGAACGCGACCGACGAGGACCGTCAGCGCGTCAACGAGATGCTCGACGACCTCAACGGCCTGCTGGACAAGCACGCCAAGGGACAAGATTCCCCAGAAGATTTTCAGGACTTCATGGCCAAGCACGGCGAGTTCTTCCCGGAGAATCCGCGCAACGTCGACGAACTGCTCGACTCGCTGGCCCAACGCGCCGCAGCGGCGCAGCGGTTCCGCAACAGCCTCTCACCCGATCAGCGTGCCGAGCTGGACGCGCTGGCGCAGCAGGCGTTCGGTTCACCGTCGCTGATGAACGCGCTCAACCGGCTCGACTCGCATCTGCAGGCCGCACGCCCGGGGGAGGACTGGACGGGTTCCTCGGAGTTCTCCGGCGACAATCCGCTGGGCATGGGGGAAGGTGCGCAGGCGCTGGCCGACATCGGTGAGCTCGAACAGCTCGCCGAGCAGCTCTCGCAGAGCTACGCGGGCGCCTCGATGGACGACGTCGACCTCGAGGCGCTGGCTAGGCAACTGGGCGACCAGGCCGCCGTCGACGCCAGGACGCTGGCCGAACTCGAACGCGCACTGATGAACCAGGGCTTCCTCGACCGCGGGTCCGACGGTAAGTGGCGGCTGTCGCCGAAAGCGATGCGCCAGCTGGGTCAGGCTGCGCTTCGTGATGTGGCACAACAACTCTCGGGCCGCCACGGCGAGCGGGACACGCGGCGTGCCGGCGCGGCGGGGGAGCTGACCGGCGCCACCCGGCCCTGGCAGTTCGGTGACACCGAACCGTGGAACGTCACCCGCACCCTGACGAATGCGGTGCTGCGGCAGGCCGGCGGGCAGGACCGGGGGATCAGCTCGGGTACGGGCACGCGCGAGATACCGCTGAGCATCAGCGTCGACGACGTCGAGATCTCCGAGACCGAGACCAGAACACAGGCCGCGGTCGCACTGCTCGTGGACACCTCGTTCTCGATGGTGATGGAGAACCGGTGGCTGCCGATGAAGCGGACCGCACTCGCGCTCAACCATCTGGTGAGCACCCGGTTCCGCTCGGACGCGCTGCAGATCGTCGCGTTCGGCCGGTACGCCAGGACGGTGAGCGCGGCCGAACTCACCGGCCTGGAGGGCGTCTACGAGCAGGGCACCAACCTGCACCACGCGCTGGCCCTGGCCACCCGGCACCTGCGCCGGCATCCGAACGCCCAGCCCGTCATCCTGGTGGTCACCGACGGGGAACCGACCGCCCATCTCGAGGACTTCGGCGGTGACGAGGGTTCCGCAGTGTTTTTTGATTACCCGCCGCATCCGCGGACCATCGCCCACACCGTCCGCGGGTTCGACGAGGTGGCCCGGCTGGGTGCGCAGGTCACGATCTTCCGGCTGGGCAGCGACCCTGGCCTGGCCCGGTTCATCGACCAGGTGGCCCGCCGGGTGGGAGGCCGGGTCGTCGTCCCCGATCTCGACGGCCTCGGCGCCGCGGTGGTCGGCGACTATTTGACGTCGCGAAGACGTCGGTGA
- a CDS encoding sigma 54-interacting transcriptional regulator, protein MTQPHDLPRTVGELRASGHRERGVKQEIQENLLAGLAEGRDMWPGILGFEDTVIPQLERALIAGHDVVLLGERGQGKTRLLRALTGLLDEWTPVIEGSELGEHPFTPITPASIRRAADSGDDLKVEWRHRSERYTEKLATPDTSVADLVGDIDPIKVAEGRSLGDPETIAYGLIPRAHRGIVAINELPDLAERIQVSMLNVMEERDIQVRGYTLRLPLDVLVVASANPEDYTNRGRIITPLKDRFGAEIRTHYPLALAAEVGVITQEAQLAAAVPDHLLQILARFARNLRESQSIDQRSGVSARFAIAAAETVAAAARHRSTILGEQEPVARVVDLGTVVDVLRGKLEFESGEEGREQAVLEHLLRRATADTAQRLLGGLDVGPLVAAVEEGSPVTTGERVLAKDVLAALPDLPVIDAISTRLGAQTDGERAAAVELALEALYLAKRIDKVAGEGETVYG, encoded by the coding sequence GTGACTCAACCTCATGACCTGCCCCGGACCGTCGGCGAACTACGCGCCTCCGGCCATCGCGAGCGGGGCGTCAAACAGGAAATCCAGGAGAACCTGCTGGCCGGACTGGCCGAAGGGCGCGACATGTGGCCCGGGATCCTGGGTTTCGAGGACACGGTGATCCCGCAGCTCGAGCGGGCGCTGATCGCCGGCCACGACGTCGTGCTGCTCGGTGAGCGCGGTCAGGGCAAGACGCGACTGCTCCGCGCGCTGACCGGTCTGCTCGACGAGTGGACGCCCGTCATCGAGGGTTCGGAGCTCGGCGAGCACCCCTTCACCCCGATCACCCCGGCGTCGATCCGGCGGGCGGCCGATTCCGGTGATGACCTCAAGGTGGAGTGGCGCCACCGCAGCGAGCGCTACACCGAGAAGCTCGCCACCCCCGACACCAGCGTGGCCGACCTCGTCGGCGACATCGACCCGATCAAGGTGGCCGAGGGCCGCAGTCTCGGCGACCCCGAGACCATCGCCTACGGGCTGATCCCACGCGCGCACCGCGGCATCGTCGCGATCAACGAGCTGCCCGACCTGGCCGAGCGCATCCAGGTGTCGATGCTCAACGTGATGGAAGAGCGCGACATCCAGGTCCGCGGCTACACGCTGCGCCTGCCGCTCGACGTGCTGGTCGTCGCCAGCGCGAACCCCGAGGACTACACCAACCGCGGCCGCATCATCACCCCGCTCAAGGACCGCTTCGGCGCCGAGATCCGCACCCACTACCCGCTGGCACTCGCCGCCGAGGTCGGCGTCATCACCCAGGAGGCGCAACTCGCCGCGGCGGTGCCCGACCACCTGCTGCAGATCCTGGCCCGCTTCGCCCGCAACCTGCGCGAATCGCAGTCGATCGACCAGCGCTCCGGTGTGTCTGCGCGGTTCGCGATCGCGGCTGCCGAGACCGTCGCCGCGGCCGCCCGGCACCGGTCGACGATCCTCGGCGAGCAGGAGCCCGTGGCCCGCGTGGTCGACCTCGGCACCGTCGTCGACGTCCTGCGCGGGAAGCTGGAATTCGAATCCGGTGAGGAGGGGCGCGAGCAGGCGGTGCTGGAACACCTGCTGCGCCGCGCCACCGCCGACACCGCGCAACGGTTGCTGGGCGGCCTGGACGTCGGGCCGCTGGTCGCGGCCGTCGAGGAGGGTTCCCCGGTGACGACCGGTGAGCGCGTATTGGCCAAGGACGTGCTTGCCGCGCTGCCCGACCTGCCGGTGATCGATGCGATTTCGACTCGGCTGGGGGCGCAGACCGACGGTGAGCGCGCCGCCGCCGTCGAGCTGGCTCTCGAGGCGCTGTACCTGGCGAAGCGGATCGACAAGGTCGCGGGCGAAGGCGAAACCGTCTATGGCTGA
- a CDS encoding RidA family protein, whose product MITYQDAALPKFGNYSTLGIGTPGEIVVVAGQMGADADGKFPTSDGAEQVKATYDNLGVALAAAGLGFENVIGFRTYVVGREMIPEFMKGRLAKFPEIYPSGVYPPNTLLIIGGLVEEAARVEIEALAVRPAEAS is encoded by the coding sequence GTGATCACCTATCAGGACGCGGCCCTTCCCAAGTTCGGCAACTACTCCACGCTGGGGATCGGGACGCCGGGTGAGATCGTCGTGGTGGCCGGGCAGATGGGCGCGGACGCCGACGGCAAGTTCCCCACCTCCGACGGTGCCGAGCAGGTGAAGGCCACGTACGACAATCTCGGTGTCGCGCTGGCCGCTGCCGGCCTCGGCTTCGAGAACGTCATCGGGTTCCGCACCTATGTCGTTGGGCGGGAGATGATCCCGGAGTTCATGAAGGGCCGGCTGGCGAAGTTCCCGGAGATCTACCCGTCCGGCGTCTACCCGCCGAACACCCTGCTCATCATCGGTGGCCTGGTCGAGGAGGCGGCCCGCGTCGAGATCGAGGCACTCGCGGTGCGCCCCGCTGAAGCGTCGTGA
- a CDS encoding ABC transporter ATP-binding protein, translated as MSRDDAQNRSGTSVLGVRDLTVGYHGVPIVHSVSLELVAGATACVVGPNGCGKSTLLKGLTGLVTPMEGTVTLAGCGDITDMSTAERAANGMGYVPQIDDVFKPLTVEENIVIGGYRLSRAKVATNKERVLELFPRLQSMLKRHAGVLSGGERKMLAMARVLMLEPKVLLLDEPTAGLTEEMASRLLDEQLAELKASGIAVLLVEQRANLAMASADWAYVLATGRVRRSGSAAELRADPSFSHIFLGGTEEAFLAGAAEPTKTEGEVRCS; from the coding sequence ATGTCGCGGGATGACGCCCAGAACCGCTCCGGCACATCGGTTCTCGGAGTTCGCGACCTCACGGTCGGTTACCACGGCGTACCGATCGTGCACAGCGTCAGCCTGGAACTGGTCGCCGGCGCCACCGCGTGTGTGGTCGGGCCCAACGGTTGCGGCAAGAGCACCCTGCTCAAGGGGTTGACAGGCTTGGTCACGCCGATGGAGGGGACGGTCACTCTGGCCGGCTGCGGGGACATCACCGACATGTCCACCGCCGAACGGGCCGCCAACGGAATGGGATACGTCCCGCAGATCGATGACGTCTTCAAACCGCTGACGGTCGAGGAGAACATCGTCATCGGCGGATACCGGTTGTCGCGGGCCAAGGTCGCGACCAACAAGGAGCGCGTGCTCGAACTGTTCCCGCGGCTGCAATCCATGCTCAAACGGCACGCCGGCGTGCTGTCCGGCGGGGAGCGCAAGATGCTGGCGATGGCGCGGGTGCTGATGCTCGAGCCGAAGGTGTTGCTTCTCGACGAACCCACCGCAGGCCTGACCGAGGAGATGGCGTCACGCCTGCTCGACGAGCAGCTGGCAGAGCTGAAGGCCAGCGGGATCGCGGTGCTGCTGGTCGAACAGCGGGCCAATCTGGCGATGGCATCGGCAGATTGGGCCTACGTACTGGCCACGGGACGGGTACGCCGGTCGGGGTCGGCGGCCGAGCTGCGGGCCGATCCCAGCTTCTCGCACATCTTCCTGGGCGGTACCGAAGAAGCCTTCCTGGCCGGTGCTGCCGAACCCACGAAAACCGAAGGAGAAGTTCGTTGCAGTTAG
- a CDS encoding DODA-type extradiol aromatic ring-opening family dioxygenase: protein MPVVGALSASHAPGILGWPGDVTAEEHAAVFAAYDELKKTVAQAQADVIIAFLDDHFENHFRNLMPSVSIGVAEQHTGPGEHLLELLKFDEVQTFGGEKDLAEHILRTLVGSGIDAARMSSAEFGNNLMVPMKLLRPEGDIPIIPVYINVFTPPLITMKRAYQVGAAVRAAVENGDKRIMFWGTGGLSHWPPIWEPSREPDDFLARMKTFQNEGRGYLERDPDLWTDIGPYEIKMAEEMGDACVNPEWDQEFLKLLSAGDMQTLFSWTYDDVEKCGGHGGHEILNWMAVAGAMGGAPCEVLTYQPTPAWICGTGAVRYTV, encoded by the coding sequence ATGCCGGTGGTTGGGGCGCTTTCGGCGTCGCACGCGCCTGGGATCCTCGGCTGGCCCGGAGATGTCACCGCAGAGGAGCACGCGGCGGTGTTCGCCGCCTATGACGAGCTCAAGAAGACCGTCGCCCAAGCCCAGGCCGATGTAATCATCGCGTTTCTGGACGACCACTTCGAGAACCACTTCCGCAACCTGATGCCGTCGGTCAGCATCGGTGTGGCCGAACAGCACACCGGGCCTGGCGAGCACCTCCTCGAACTCCTGAAGTTCGACGAGGTGCAGACCTTCGGCGGGGAAAAGGATCTCGCCGAGCACATCCTGCGCACGTTGGTGGGCTCCGGCATCGACGCGGCCCGGATGAGCTCCGCGGAGTTCGGCAACAACCTGATGGTGCCGATGAAGCTGTTGCGGCCCGAGGGCGACATCCCGATCATCCCGGTGTACATCAACGTCTTCACCCCGCCGCTGATCACCATGAAGCGCGCTTACCAGGTGGGGGCGGCAGTGCGGGCCGCCGTCGAGAACGGCGACAAGCGAATCATGTTCTGGGGCACCGGTGGTCTGTCACACTGGCCGCCGATCTGGGAGCCGAGTCGCGAACCCGACGACTTCCTGGCCAGGATGAAGACGTTCCAGAACGAAGGGCGCGGTTACCTGGAGCGCGACCCCGACCTGTGGACCGACATCGGCCCGTACGAGATCAAGATGGCCGAGGAGATGGGCGACGCCTGCGTCAACCCCGAATGGGATCAGGAATTTCTGAAGCTGCTGTCCGCCGGTGACATGCAGACCCTGTTCTCCTGGACCTACGACGACGTCGAAAAGTGCGGCGGCCACGGAGGGCACGAGATCCTCAACTGGATGGCCGTCGCCGGAGCGATGGGTGGCGCGCCGTGCGAAGTGCTCACCTACCAGCCCACACCGGCCTGGATCTGCGGTACCGGCGCGGTCCGCTACACCGTTTAG
- a CDS encoding alpha/beta fold hydrolase — protein sequence MTVQEVAAGPAAEPRRYPFHYGRDTVIAYPVTGAGVTTRVVESGSGDNVLVCLHGAGSRADRFVPVMPGLVAAGFRVLAIDFPGHGFAEKRTDIDYSAAGFADVIAGVLDSLGLSKVTLAGTSLGGHVAAHLAVNRMDLVAGLVLIGSVGVGDFPQEFHTPPEVLSDGSSAGVRRKLTFLVSDPEMVTDAWVREESMTNSSTGAKEALLRVSEWLDTECNDARQDAELAKLLPELPVLLVWGADDKWTPPSMGVEAQKNLPGVTLELMPGCGHAPYFEDPDAFVEIVTRHRVGLA from the coding sequence GTGACGGTGCAGGAGGTGGCGGCCGGGCCCGCCGCGGAACCTCGGCGTTACCCGTTCCACTACGGGCGCGACACCGTGATCGCCTATCCGGTGACCGGGGCCGGCGTCACCACCAGGGTCGTCGAATCCGGTTCCGGTGACAACGTCCTGGTGTGCCTGCACGGCGCCGGGTCCCGGGCGGACCGGTTCGTCCCGGTCATGCCGGGCCTGGTGGCCGCCGGCTTCCGGGTGCTCGCCATCGATTTCCCGGGCCACGGTTTCGCAGAGAAGCGTACCGACATCGATTACAGTGCAGCTGGTTTCGCCGATGTGATCGCGGGTGTGCTCGATTCTCTCGGACTGTCGAAGGTGACCCTCGCCGGCACATCGCTGGGCGGTCACGTCGCGGCGCACCTCGCTGTGAACCGCATGGACCTGGTGGCCGGCCTGGTGCTCATCGGGTCGGTCGGCGTCGGCGACTTCCCGCAGGAGTTCCACACCCCGCCGGAGGTGCTCTCCGACGGCAGCTCGGCCGGCGTTCGTCGCAAGCTGACGTTCCTGGTTTCGGACCCGGAGATGGTCACCGACGCGTGGGTGCGGGAGGAGTCGATGACGAACTCCTCGACCGGCGCCAAAGAGGCCCTGCTGCGTGTCTCGGAGTGGCTGGACACCGAGTGCAACGACGCCCGTCAGGACGCCGAGCTGGCGAAGCTGTTGCCCGAACTGCCCGTGCTGCTGGTCTGGGGCGCCGACGACAAGTGGACCCCGCCGTCGATGGGAGTCGAGGCTCAGAAGAACCTGCCCGGCGTGACGCTCGAACTGATGCCCGGGTGCGGCCACGCGCCGTACTTCGAAGATCCCGACGCGTTCGTCGAGATCGTGACCCGACACCGCGTCGGGCTCGCCTGA
- a CDS encoding amidohydrolase family protein: protein MADSWLLIENGTVVDGDANPPVPDCAVLVHNARIVKLGAVDRETDVPRGARLEVIDARGKTVMPGLIDIHCHMTYGLARTEEEISMYTPAEVRTLIAAANVEKVLAAGVTSISQPGGSYYIGVGLREGIKRGIVHGPRMTSAGRYLTTSNGLTDWFPDATGNPESSTGRLTNTPAEMIDEIRRQKKAGVDLIKIADSPFGDYQAFTNDELKMCADLAHQLGLQITIHARGDGEMNAAVEAGFDHIMHGNHMSDATIEKLAKSQIPLAPTQLLMHHIVEFAETLRLRPSISEATKRMNDATMDSLHRAYAAGVKFAMGTDSGFSLVPYGQWHARELEMLMLYTGMSSLEAIQAGTKHGANAMGLPDDLGVLAEGKLADIIVVNGDPVKDIRVLYQPGKVETVVLNGQVQSFPDDIRTRFIRNDYLPHEYGWDLLSYERAFEGAETPKTQLDWTSEQRLDVINDVRKYEKVGGQPAAE from the coding sequence ATGGCCGACAGCTGGCTGCTGATCGAGAACGGCACCGTCGTCGACGGCGATGCCAACCCGCCCGTCCCCGATTGCGCTGTGCTGGTACACAATGCACGGATCGTAAAGCTCGGTGCGGTGGACCGCGAGACCGACGTCCCGCGGGGCGCGCGACTGGAGGTGATCGACGCCCGGGGCAAGACCGTGATGCCGGGACTGATCGACATCCACTGCCACATGACGTACGGGCTGGCGCGCACCGAGGAAGAGATCTCGATGTACACCCCTGCCGAGGTGCGGACGCTGATCGCCGCCGCCAACGTGGAGAAGGTGCTGGCCGCCGGCGTCACCTCCATCTCGCAACCGGGCGGGTCGTACTACATCGGCGTCGGATTGCGGGAAGGTATCAAGCGCGGCATCGTGCACGGCCCCCGGATGACCTCGGCCGGAAGGTATCTCACCACCAGCAACGGGCTGACGGACTGGTTCCCGGATGCCACCGGAAACCCGGAATCCAGCACCGGCAGACTTACCAACACTCCGGCCGAGATGATCGACGAGATCCGCCGCCAGAAGAAGGCCGGGGTGGACCTGATCAAGATCGCCGACAGCCCGTTTGGTGACTACCAGGCGTTCACCAACGACGAGCTGAAGATGTGTGCCGATCTCGCCCACCAGCTGGGTCTGCAGATCACCATCCACGCACGCGGCGACGGCGAGATGAACGCCGCGGTGGAGGCAGGGTTCGACCACATCATGCACGGCAACCACATGTCCGACGCCACCATCGAGAAGCTGGCCAAAAGCCAGATTCCATTGGCACCAACTCAGTTGCTGATGCATCACATCGTCGAGTTCGCCGAGACGCTGCGGCTGCGCCCGTCCATCTCGGAGGCCACGAAGCGGATGAACGACGCGACGATGGACAGCCTGCACCGGGCGTATGCGGCCGGGGTGAAGTTCGCGATGGGCACCGACAGCGGGTTCTCGCTCGTCCCGTACGGCCAGTGGCATGCTCGCGAACTGGAGATGCTGATGCTCTACACCGGCATGAGTTCGCTGGAGGCCATTCAGGCCGGCACCAAGCACGGCGCCAACGCGATGGGCCTGCCCGACGACCTCGGCGTGCTGGCCGAGGGCAAGCTGGCCGACATCATCGTCGTCAACGGTGACCCGGTGAAGGACATCCGCGTGCTGTACCAGCCGGGCAAGGTCGAGACCGTCGTCCTCAACGGTCAAGTGCAGTCCTTCCCGGACGACATCCGGACCCGGTTCATCCGCAACGACTACCTGCCACACGAGTACGGCTGGGATCTGTTGAGCTACGAGCGGGCTTTCGAGGGCGCCGAAACCCCGAAGACCCAGCTCGACTGGACCAGCGAGCAACGTCTCGACGTCATCAACGACGTCCGTAAGTACGAGAAGGTGGGCGGGCAACCCGCCGCGGAGTAG